A region from the Geobacter benzoatilyticus genome encodes:
- the speA gene encoding arginine decarboxylase, translating into MERWSINESAKIYNLPNWGADLFSINKKGNVCVHPSPTSKHSIDLRALVDDLIKRKIKPPILLRFMDVLQGRIAAINRAFKYAIDENDYPSTYQTFYPIKVNQQRQVVEAIAKFGKRYNIGLEVGSKPELVIGISFATGNGIPIICNGYKDTEYIETVLYATKIGYDITIVVEKMFELEKIIALSKKTGIKPKLGIRVKLSSKGTGKWATSGGEDAKFGLRMSEIIAAIGLLEQNELLDSVKLIHFHIGSQITKIDKIKSALIEGTRVYAEMRKLGVGIEYVDIGGGLGVDYDGSKSSYFSSVNYSIEEYANDVIYQIKNICEDAGVECPNIISESGRATAAHYSVLVTNLLNTNTQNLMPDFEEELNGAEKLAPTVKKLVDIYKSIDRYSLREDYHDTVQLIQEAVSLFNLGYLTLNERAMAEWLHAKILRKINGIVEKIKPIPEELQNFQLSLRQTYFANFSLFQSIPDSWAIDQLFPIVPIQRLNQKPDVMASIADITCDSDGEITSFVGENGRTKYLPLHKIRKDEDYFVGFFLIGAYQEILGDMHNLFGDTNAVHVTFNKKTGYKIDTVINGDATWESLKYVQYKGPEILKHVRDTMEKDVALRKVSIEESSHFLELLDRTLLGYTYLGE; encoded by the coding sequence ATGGAACGCTGGTCCATCAATGAATCCGCAAAAATTTACAACCTCCCCAACTGGGGCGCTGATCTCTTCTCCATCAACAAGAAGGGGAACGTCTGCGTCCACCCGTCCCCAACGTCGAAGCATTCCATCGACTTGCGGGCACTGGTGGACGACCTAATCAAGCGCAAGATCAAGCCACCGATTCTCCTTCGGTTCATGGATGTCCTCCAGGGGCGGATCGCGGCCATCAATCGGGCATTCAAGTACGCCATCGATGAGAACGACTATCCGTCCACTTACCAGACTTTCTACCCCATCAAGGTGAACCAGCAGCGGCAGGTGGTTGAGGCTATCGCCAAGTTCGGCAAGCGCTACAACATCGGCCTTGAGGTGGGTTCCAAACCGGAGCTGGTGATCGGTATCTCCTTCGCCACGGGGAACGGTATCCCCATCATCTGCAACGGCTACAAGGATACCGAGTACATCGAGACGGTCCTCTACGCCACCAAGATCGGCTACGACATCACCATCGTCGTGGAAAAGATGTTCGAACTGGAGAAGATTATCGCCCTGTCGAAAAAGACCGGCATCAAGCCCAAGCTCGGCATCCGGGTGAAGCTCTCCTCCAAGGGGACCGGCAAGTGGGCCACTTCCGGCGGCGAGGACGCCAAGTTCGGTCTCCGGATGTCGGAGATCATCGCCGCCATCGGGCTTCTTGAGCAGAACGAACTCCTCGACAGTGTGAAGCTGATCCATTTTCATATCGGGAGCCAGATCACCAAGATCGATAAAATAAAGAGCGCTCTCATCGAGGGGACCCGGGTCTACGCCGAGATGCGGAAACTGGGAGTCGGCATCGAGTACGTGGATATCGGCGGCGGCCTCGGGGTCGACTACGACGGCTCCAAGTCCAGCTACTTCTCCAGCGTCAACTACTCCATCGAGGAGTACGCCAACGACGTCATCTACCAGATAAAAAACATCTGCGAGGACGCCGGCGTCGAATGTCCCAACATCATCTCCGAGTCGGGGCGGGCCACGGCGGCCCACTACTCGGTGCTGGTGACGAACCTTCTCAACACCAACACCCAGAATCTCATGCCCGATTTTGAGGAGGAGCTTAACGGCGCCGAAAAGCTGGCCCCCACGGTCAAGAAGCTGGTGGATATCTACAAGAGCATCGACCGCTACTCCCTGCGGGAGGACTACCACGACACAGTCCAGCTTATCCAGGAGGCGGTGAGCCTCTTCAACCTGGGGTACCTGACCCTCAACGAACGGGCCATGGCCGAGTGGCTTCACGCCAAGATCCTGCGCAAGATCAACGGCATCGTGGAGAAAATCAAGCCGATTCCCGAAGAGCTCCAGAACTTCCAGCTGAGCCTGCGGCAGACCTATTTTGCCAATTTCTCGCTGTTCCAGTCGATCCCCGACTCCTGGGCCATCGACCAGCTCTTCCCCATCGTGCCGATTCAGCGCCTCAACCAGAAGCCCGACGTCATGGCCTCCATCGCCGACATAACCTGCGACTCCGACGGCGAGATCACCAGCTTCGTTGGCGAGAACGGCCGGACCAAGTACCTGCCCCTCCACAAGATCCGCAAGGACGAGGACTACTTCGTGGGTTTCTTCCTCATCGGCGCCTACCAGGAGATCCTGGGGGACATGCACAACCTCTTCGGCGATACCAACGCGGTGCATGTCACCTTCAACAAGAAGACCGGCTACAAGATCGACACGGTCATCAACGGCGACGCCACCTGGGAGAGCCTGAAATATGTCCAGTACAAGGGGCCGGAGATTCTGAAGCACGTACGGGACACCATGGAGAAGGACGTGGCCCTGCGGAAAGTCTCCATTGAAGAGAGCAGCCACTTCCTGGAACTGCTGGACCGGACGCTCCTCGGGTACACCTACCTGGGGGAGTGA
- the nspC gene encoding carboxynorspermidine decarboxylase has protein sequence MTGIDIEKILKLAPSPAYVVDLGRLRHNLAILDEVQRRSGAKILMALKAFAMWSVFPIIRETLQGVCASSPWEARLGREEFGREVHSFAAAFKESDVVELLAVSNHLVFNSFNQLDRFRPLWEKERGRVSVGLRVNPEHSEGHTPIYDPCAPKSRLGIPRREFDGRSLEGVEGLHFHTLCEQLFEPLERTAKVFEEKFGPFLHGMKWLNLGGGHHITREGYDIDALVELIKYFKGKYGVEVYLEPGEAIAIGTGILVGEVLDVVRNEMDIAILDVSATCHMPDVLEMPYRPGITGGFDPGEKAHTYRLAGPSCLAGDVIGDWSFEQPLQPGDRLVFEDMSHYTMVKTTTFNGIQHPAICTFEPETGELRVVRRFGYEDFKVRLS, from the coding sequence CTGACCGGTATCGACATCGAAAAAATCCTGAAGCTTGCCCCGTCCCCCGCCTACGTGGTGGACCTGGGGCGGCTGCGCCACAACCTCGCCATTCTGGATGAGGTGCAGCGGCGCAGTGGGGCGAAGATACTCATGGCCCTGAAGGCGTTTGCCATGTGGAGCGTTTTCCCCATCATCCGGGAGACGCTGCAAGGGGTCTGCGCCAGCTCGCCGTGGGAGGCGCGGCTCGGCCGCGAGGAGTTCGGCCGGGAGGTGCACAGCTTTGCCGCCGCCTTCAAGGAGAGCGACGTGGTGGAGTTGCTTGCCGTCTCCAACCACCTGGTCTTCAACTCCTTCAACCAGCTTGACCGGTTCCGCCCCCTGTGGGAGAAGGAGCGTGGGAGGGTGTCGGTGGGGCTCCGTGTTAACCCGGAGCACTCCGAGGGGCATACCCCCATCTACGATCCCTGTGCTCCCAAGTCGAGGCTCGGCATCCCCCGGCGGGAGTTCGACGGCCGGTCCCTGGAGGGGGTCGAAGGGCTCCACTTCCACACCCTCTGCGAGCAGCTCTTCGAGCCCCTGGAGCGGACCGCGAAGGTGTTCGAGGAGAAGTTCGGCCCGTTCCTCCACGGCATGAAGTGGCTGAACCTCGGCGGCGGGCACCACATCACCCGCGAGGGGTACGACATCGACGCCCTGGTGGAGTTGATCAAATACTTCAAGGGTAAGTACGGCGTCGAGGTCTACCTGGAGCCGGGGGAGGCCATTGCCATCGGCACCGGCATCCTCGTGGGGGAGGTACTGGACGTGGTGCGCAATGAGATGGATATCGCCATCCTCGACGTCTCCGCCACCTGCCACATGCCCGACGTGCTGGAGATGCCCTACCGTCCCGGCATTACCGGCGGCTTCGACCCCGGCGAGAAGGCCCACACTTACCGGCTTGCCGGGCCGTCGTGCCTGGCCGGGGACGTCATCGGCGACTGGTCCTTCGAGCAGCCCCTGCAGCCAGGGGACCGGCTCGTCTTCGAGGACATGTCCCACTACACCATGGTGAAGACCACCACCTTCAACGGCATCCAGCATCCGGCCATCTGCACCTTTGAGCCGGAAACGGGGGAACTGCGGGTGGTGCGCAGATTTGGGTACGAGGATTTCAAGGTCAGGCTTTCCTGA
- a CDS encoding DUF86 domain-containing protein — translation MIRDDAVYLAHILDALRQIVEYTRGMDFESFRTTRMVQDAVIRQFEVVGEATKNLSAGFRERNDTIPWKDLAGFRDKLIHQYFGVDLATVWRSVADDVPLLIDSLAGITVEERAF, via the coding sequence ATGATTCGCGACGATGCTGTCTATCTTGCACACATCCTCGATGCCCTTCGGCAGATTGTCGAATACACGCGGGGGATGGATTTCGAGAGCTTCCGGACGACTCGAATGGTACAGGATGCCGTAATCCGGCAGTTTGAGGTGGTGGGCGAGGCCACCAAGAACCTGTCGGCCGGGTTCCGTGAGCGCAATGATACTATCCCGTGGAAAGATCTCGCGGGCTTCCGCGACAAGCTGATCCATCAGTATTTCGGCGTTGATCTGGCAACGGTCTGGCGTTCCGTCGCAGACGACGTGCCGCTGCTCATCGATAGTCTGGCCGGAATTACCGTAGAGGAGAGAGCGTTCTGA
- a CDS encoding nucleotidyltransferase family protein: MAEREPVTPFDDAIISFMARHGAKRVGVFGSYARGEARPDSDLDLIVWFSDPKSLLGMIRLERELSELVGVKIDLLTEGAISPYLIERIKRELKVIYQ; the protein is encoded by the coding sequence ATGGCAGAGCGTGAACCCGTTACGCCATTCGATGACGCGATTATCAGTTTCATGGCCCGGCATGGGGCAAAGCGGGTTGGAGTATTCGGTTCCTATGCACGGGGGGAGGCGCGGCCGGACAGTGACCTCGATCTGATCGTCTGGTTTTCGGACCCGAAAAGCCTCCTCGGCATGATCCGTCTTGAACGGGAACTGTCTGAACTGGTCGGTGTAAAGATTGACCTGCTGACCGAGGGAGCCATCAGCCCGTACCTCATAGAGCGCATCAAACGGGAACTCAAGGTGATTTACCAATGA
- a CDS encoding saccharopine dehydrogenase family protein, producing MSKVLIIGAGGVGQVVAHKCAQRRDIFSEITLASRTKSKCDAIAAQLNNSINTAQVDADNVPELVALIKKEQPKLVINVALPYQDLTIMDACLETGVDYLDTANYEPLDTAKFEYSWQWAYQDRFKKAGLMALLGSGFDPGVTNVYTALAAKKYLDVVEEIDIIDANAGSHGQPFATNFNPEINIREVTATCRHWEHGAFQESPALSTKRVFDFPEGIGPMNIYRLYHEEMESIVKHIPTIKKAQFWMTFSDNYLKHLEVLQNVGMTRIDEVEFQGQKIVPIQFLKALLPDPGSLGPLTKGKTCIGVIARGLKDGKRKQVYIYNICDHEACYREVQSQAISYTTGVPAVVGGIMMLTGKWHAPGVWNMEQFDPELFLEVLGPMGLPEVVVEGEWPEL from the coding sequence ATGAGCAAGGTACTTATAATAGGAGCCGGCGGCGTCGGCCAGGTGGTTGCCCACAAGTGCGCCCAGCGCAGGGATATATTCAGCGAGATCACCCTCGCCTCCCGGACCAAGTCCAAATGCGACGCCATTGCCGCCCAGCTCAATAACAGCATCAATACTGCCCAGGTGGATGCCGATAACGTCCCCGAGCTGGTGGCGCTAATCAAGAAGGAGCAGCCGAAGCTGGTCATCAACGTGGCCCTGCCGTACCAGGACCTGACCATCATGGATGCTTGTCTCGAAACGGGTGTGGACTATCTCGACACCGCCAACTACGAGCCCCTGGATACCGCCAAGTTCGAGTACAGCTGGCAGTGGGCCTACCAGGACCGCTTCAAGAAAGCGGGACTCATGGCGCTCCTCGGTTCCGGCTTCGATCCGGGCGTCACCAACGTCTACACCGCCCTGGCCGCCAAGAAGTACCTGGACGTGGTGGAAGAGATCGACATCATCGACGCCAACGCCGGTTCCCACGGCCAGCCCTTTGCCACCAACTTCAATCCGGAGATCAACATCCGGGAGGTGACCGCCACCTGCCGCCACTGGGAGCACGGCGCGTTCCAGGAATCTCCGGCGCTTTCCACCAAGCGGGTTTTCGATTTCCCCGAGGGGATCGGCCCCATGAACATCTATCGCCTCTATCACGAGGAGATGGAGTCCATCGTCAAGCACATCCCGACCATCAAGAAGGCCCAGTTCTGGATGACCTTCTCCGACAACTACCTGAAGCACCTTGAGGTGCTCCAGAACGTTGGGATGACCCGCATCGATGAGGTGGAGTTCCAGGGGCAAAAGATAGTCCCGATCCAGTTCCTGAAGGCGCTCCTTCCCGACCCCGGCTCCCTTGGCCCCCTCACCAAGGGGAAGACCTGCATCGGCGTCATCGCCCGGGGGCTCAAGGACGGGAAGCGGAAGCAGGTCTACATCTACAACATCTGCGACCACGAAGCCTGCTACAGGGAGGTTCAGTCCCAGGCCATCAGCTACACCACCGGCGTGCCGGCGGTGGTCGGGGGGATCATGATGCTCACCGGCAAGTGGCACGCCCCCGGCGTCTGGAACATGGAGCAGTTCGATCCGGAGCTGTTCCTGGAGGTCCTCGGCCCCATGGGGCTGCCGGAGGTGGTAGTCGAAGGCGAGTGGCCCGAGCTGTAA
- a CDS encoding helix-turn-helix domain-containing protein produces the protein MKIGERLKRLRMINSLTQEELANRADLTKGYISQLENDATSPSIATLKDILDVFGVSMQEFFSDPIGEDVVYGKDARVQPSAADAAVTVELLVPGAQNREMDPALVTLAPGEEMDEQNFHEGEEFGFVLLGRVQLRLDDKIYTVKKDECFYFTSDKRHTVKNIGKGPAKILWVVTPPTFDY, from the coding sequence GTGAAGATCGGCGAGCGGTTGAAGCGGCTCAGGATGATCAACTCCCTTACCCAGGAGGAGCTGGCCAATCGGGCTGACCTGACCAAGGGGTACATCTCCCAGCTGGAGAATGATGCCACTTCCCCCTCCATCGCCACCCTGAAGGATATCCTCGACGTCTTCGGCGTCAGCATGCAGGAATTCTTCAGCGACCCCATCGGCGAGGACGTGGTCTACGGCAAGGATGCCCGGGTGCAGCCCTCGGCAGCCGACGCGGCCGTCACGGTGGAGCTTCTCGTCCCCGGCGCCCAGAACCGTGAGATGGACCCGGCCCTGGTAACCCTGGCCCCGGGGGAGGAGATGGACGAGCAGAATTTCCACGAAGGGGAGGAGTTCGGCTTCGTTCTGTTGGGGAGAGTTCAGCTCCGGCTGGATGACAAGATCTACACGGTGAAGAAGGATGAGTGCTTTTACTTCACCTCCGACAAGCGGCATACGGTGAAGAACATCGGCAAGGGGCCGGCGAAAATTCTTTGGGTCGTAACCCCTCCGACTTTCGATTATTAA
- the proC gene encoding pyrroline-5-carboxylate reductase, which translates to MLKGRTIGFIGGGNMAEAVIKGLLAGGVPAGGLMVAEPMAERREFLRSTYGIGTYAANGEVAAKADTLIMSVKPQVFRGMAAELGESGLEGKLVISIMAGIPTGAIEEACGTSTRVIRVMPNTPALVLAGASALCPGKNATDNDLALAREIFDLVGTACLVDEKLMDAVTGLSGSGPAYVFMFIEALSDAGVKNGLPRDVATQLAAQTVLGSAKLLLETGSHAAVLKEKVTSPGGTTIAGVAALERDSFRSAVIAAVDAATARSVELGKK; encoded by the coding sequence ATGCTGAAAGGGCGCACAATCGGGTTCATCGGCGGCGGCAATATGGCTGAGGCGGTCATCAAGGGACTTCTGGCAGGCGGAGTGCCGGCAGGGGGGCTCATGGTGGCGGAACCGATGGCTGAACGGCGGGAATTCCTGCGCAGCACCTACGGCATAGGCACATATGCCGCCAACGGCGAGGTTGCCGCCAAGGCCGACACCCTGATCATGTCCGTAAAGCCCCAGGTGTTCCGGGGCATGGCAGCGGAACTCGGCGAGTCGGGCCTTGAAGGCAAGCTGGTCATCTCGATCATGGCAGGCATCCCGACCGGTGCCATTGAAGAGGCCTGCGGCACATCAACACGTGTTATCAGGGTTATGCCGAACACTCCGGCACTGGTACTGGCGGGAGCCTCGGCCCTCTGCCCGGGGAAGAACGCCACCGACAACGATCTGGCTCTCGCGCGGGAGATATTCGATCTCGTGGGAACAGCCTGCCTCGTGGACGAAAAACTCATGGACGCCGTAACCGGCCTCTCCGGAAGCGGCCCGGCCTACGTCTTCATGTTCATTGAAGCCCTCTCCGACGCCGGGGTCAAAAACGGCCTTCCCCGCGATGTCGCGACGCAACTGGCGGCCCAGACGGTCTTGGGGTCCGCGAAGCTCCTTCTGGAAACCGGCAGCCATGCGGCGGTCCTCAAGGAGAAGGTCACATCCCCCGGCGGCACCACCATAGCCGGGGTAGCGGCCCTTGAGCGGGACTCCTTCCGCAGCGCCGTCATTGCCGCCGTTGACGCGGCCACCGCCCGCTCAGTGGAGTTGGGGAAGAAGTAA
- a CDS encoding polysaccharide deacetylase family protein: MKFRFVVVLLLLLLPAVLSAAQHPKGFDVPILLYHRFGPTVADGMTIKTPVFEQQLKYLRDNGYRVIPLRQVVDFYLKKGPPPAPKSVVIVEDDAHKSVYTDMLPLVKKYRVPVTIFVYPSAISNAKYAMTWDQLRELKKTGLFDFQSHTYWHPNFKKERRKLPPAEFDRLVETQLRKSRDKIGKELGGTVDMLAWPFGIYDDDLIRRAGEIGYRATFTIDRRQVTPGENVMKLPRYLLVNADQGKLFAQILAGNGPKRNVVY, encoded by the coding sequence ATGAAATTCCGCTTTGTCGTTGTATTGCTGCTTTTGCTTTTGCCTGCCGTCCTGTCGGCTGCCCAACATCCCAAGGGATTCGACGTGCCGATTCTTCTCTATCATCGCTTCGGCCCCACGGTTGCCGATGGCATGACCATCAAAACCCCGGTTTTCGAGCAGCAGCTCAAATATCTCAGGGATAACGGCTACCGGGTGATCCCGCTGCGCCAGGTGGTCGATTTCTACTTGAAAAAGGGGCCGCCCCCCGCGCCGAAGTCAGTGGTCATAGTGGAGGACGACGCCCACAAGTCGGTCTATACCGATATGCTCCCCCTGGTCAAAAAATACCGGGTTCCGGTTACGATTTTCGTCTATCCGTCGGCCATCTCCAATGCCAAGTATGCCATGACCTGGGATCAGCTCCGGGAGCTGAAAAAGACCGGCCTGTTCGACTTCCAGTCCCATACCTACTGGCACCCGAACTTCAAGAAGGAACGGAGGAAGCTTCCCCCGGCGGAGTTCGACCGGCTGGTGGAGACGCAACTCAGGAAATCGCGGGATAAAATAGGTAAGGAACTGGGGGGGACGGTGGACATGCTGGCCTGGCCCTTCGGCATCTATGACGATGACCTTATCCGTCGTGCCGGCGAAATCGGGTATCGGGCCACCTTCACCATTGATCGCCGTCAGGTGACGCCGGGTGAGAACGTGATGAAACTGCCCCGGTATCTTCTTGTAAATGCCGATCAGGGAAAGCTGTTCGCACAAATTCTTGCCGGAAACGGTCCCAAGAGAAATGTCGTCTACTGA
- a CDS encoding YggS family pyridoxal phosphate-dependent enzyme yields the protein MSIGENLLHIRELIAAAARRAGRDPETVRLVAVSKTKPAAAVDEAARAGQRLFGENYVQEFTTKAKEVNAPVEWHFIGALQSNKVRQIAGLVTLIHSVDRLSLAQEIERQWAKLDAVCDVLIQVNIAGEATKSGTTAADLITLVKEVAALPHLRVRGLMTMPPFFDDPEGARPYFRELKRLAGVVAAEEIPGVAMEELSMGMSGDFEAAVEEGATLVRIGTSLFGEREYHR from the coding sequence ATGTCGATAGGGGAAAATCTGCTCCATATCCGCGAGCTTATTGCGGCGGCGGCCCGGCGGGCCGGGCGTGACCCTGAGACGGTGCGGCTCGTGGCGGTATCCAAGACCAAGCCTGCCGCGGCGGTGGACGAAGCGGCCCGTGCCGGCCAGCGACTCTTCGGTGAGAACTACGTGCAGGAGTTCACCACCAAGGCCAAGGAAGTGAATGCGCCGGTGGAGTGGCACTTTATCGGCGCGCTGCAAAGCAACAAGGTGCGGCAGATTGCCGGGCTAGTGACCCTGATCCACTCGGTGGACCGCCTCTCCTTGGCCCAGGAGATCGAGCGCCAGTGGGCAAAGCTCGACGCCGTTTGCGATGTTCTCATCCAGGTGAATATTGCCGGCGAGGCGACCAAGTCCGGGACCACCGCCGCAGACCTCATCACCCTCGTGAAGGAGGTTGCGGCCCTTCCGCACCTGCGGGTCCGCGGCCTCATGACCATGCCTCCCTTCTTTGACGACCCCGAGGGAGCCCGACCCTATTTCCGCGAACTTAAGCGGCTTGCCGGTGTCGTCGCCGCTGAGGAAATTCCAGGCGTTGCCATGGAGGAGCTTTCCATGGGGATGTCCGGGGATTTCGAGGCGGCCGTCGAAGAGGGTGCCACCCTGGTCAGGATCGGTACCTCGCTTTTCGGCGAGCGGGAATATCACCGGTAA
- a CDS encoding Maf family nucleotide pyrophosphatase: protein MPESNRIVLASASPRRLELLASAGVEFDVFASDIPEEPLPAELPADFVVRLARDKAVATAARVEGRWFIGADTIVVCDGEIMGKPVDEADAVRMLKKLSGVPHEVITGYAIYDKSRDGYLCKAVVTKVFFKSLRDEEIGAYVATGCPMDKAGAYAIQGGAACMVERIDGSYTNVVGLPLCEVVEDLRVLGAL, encoded by the coding sequence ATGCCGGAAAGCAATAGAATCGTCCTGGCTTCGGCATCGCCACGGAGGCTGGAGCTGCTGGCTTCCGCGGGGGTGGAATTCGACGTCTTCGCCAGTGATATCCCCGAAGAGCCTCTTCCCGCCGAACTCCCCGCCGACTTCGTCGTGCGCCTGGCCAGGGACAAGGCCGTGGCCACCGCCGCCAGGGTGGAGGGGCGCTGGTTCATCGGCGCCGACACCATAGTAGTCTGCGACGGCGAGATCATGGGCAAGCCCGTGGACGAGGCCGACGCCGTGCGGATGCTGAAGAAGCTCTCGGGCGTTCCCCACGAGGTTATTACCGGCTACGCCATCTACGACAAGTCGCGCGACGGGTATCTCTGCAAGGCAGTGGTGACGAAGGTATTCTTCAAGTCATTACGTGATGAAGAGATCGGCGCCTACGTGGCAACGGGGTGCCCCATGGACAAAGCCGGCGCCTATGCCATCCAGGGTGGGGCTGCCTGCATGGTGGAGCGGATTGACGGCTCCTACACCAATGTCGTCGGGCTTCCCCTCTGCGAGGTGGTGGAAGATCTGCGCGTACTGGGGGCATTGTAG
- the trmFO gene encoding methylenetetrahydrofolate--tRNA-(uracil(54)-C(5))-methyltransferase (FADH(2)-oxidizing) TrmFO, whose product MTRELTIIGGGLAGCEAAWQAAERGVRVSLLEMKPLAYSPAHHLPGLAELVCSNSLRGESMENAVGLLKEELRRAGSLLMAAADATRVPAGGALAVDRGLFSAFVTERIENHPLISLVRGEVTDIPPEGIVVIASGPLTSDALAEKIMALTGPKLYFYDAIAPIVAAESLDMNKVFRASRYGKGDGDDYLNCPMTESEYEHFVDAILAAEKVPARDFEKVVHFEGCMPVEEMAERGRETLRFGPLKPVGLADPRTGQEPHAVVQLRAENREGTMFNLVGFQTKLTYPEQRRVFRMIPGLENAEFVRLGSMHRNTFINAPALLAPTFQLKSDPRIFFAGQITGVEGYVESTGSGFLAGINAARLVRGDELLVPPAATALGALVTHITNADVKHFQPMNVNYGLFPPLEGKVKKKERRGKLAERAMAELDRWIGTV is encoded by the coding sequence GTGACGCGGGAACTTACCATTATCGGAGGGGGGCTCGCCGGTTGCGAGGCGGCATGGCAGGCTGCCGAACGCGGGGTACGGGTTTCACTCCTCGAGATGAAGCCCCTGGCCTACTCGCCCGCCCACCATCTGCCGGGTCTTGCGGAGCTGGTCTGTTCCAACTCGCTCAGGGGAGAGTCCATGGAGAATGCCGTGGGGCTCCTCAAGGAGGAGTTGCGCCGTGCCGGTTCCCTGCTCATGGCGGCGGCCGACGCTACCCGGGTGCCTGCCGGAGGCGCATTGGCGGTGGACCGTGGACTCTTTTCCGCCTTTGTCACCGAGCGGATCGAGAATCATCCCCTCATCAGCCTTGTGCGGGGCGAGGTGACGGACATCCCTCCCGAGGGGATCGTGGTAATCGCCTCCGGTCCACTCACGAGCGATGCGCTGGCTGAGAAGATCATGGCGTTAACTGGACCGAAGCTTTACTTCTACGATGCCATCGCGCCGATCGTTGCCGCAGAATCCCTCGACATGAACAAGGTTTTCCGGGCCTCACGCTATGGCAAGGGGGACGGCGACGACTACCTGAACTGCCCCATGACCGAGAGCGAGTATGAGCACTTTGTGGATGCGATTCTTGCTGCCGAGAAGGTACCCGCCAGGGATTTCGAAAAAGTGGTACACTTCGAAGGGTGCATGCCGGTGGAGGAGATGGCGGAACGGGGGCGCGAAACCCTGCGCTTCGGTCCCCTGAAGCCCGTGGGGCTCGCCGATCCCCGCACCGGCCAGGAGCCCCATGCCGTGGTGCAGTTGCGGGCCGAGAACCGGGAAGGGACTATGTTCAACCTGGTCGGTTTCCAGACCAAGCTGACCTATCCGGAGCAGCGGCGGGTCTTCCGGATGATCCCGGGACTGGAGAACGCCGAGTTCGTTCGCCTCGGTTCCATGCACCGCAATACCTTCATCAATGCCCCGGCTCTCCTGGCGCCCACGTTCCAGTTGAAGAGCGATCCCCGCATCTTCTTCGCGGGGCAGATTACCGGGGTCGAGGGGTATGTGGAATCAACCGGGAGCGGTTTCCTTGCAGGTATCAATGCTGCCAGGCTCGTTCGGGGAGATGAGCTGCTGGTGCCGCCGGCGGCCACGGCCCTTGGGGCGCTCGTTACGCATATCACCAATGCCGACGTGAAGCACTTCCAGCCCATGAACGTCAACTACGGGCTTTTCCCGCCCCTGGAGGGGAAGGTGAAGAAGAAGGAACGCCGCGGGAAACTGGCGGAACGGGCCATGGCGGAACTGGACCGCTGGATCGGAACGGTGTAG